The sequence CCAGTGCTTGACTGTACTGCACTTTCCCTGGGGCCCCCGATACCAAGATGCCATGGGCAGACGTGTTTGGAGTCCTCTTTCAGGACTGATCATCAGTGCATGTGGTTCAGCTCAACACCTACTTTAAGACAGAAGAAATCGTGtcttgggagagagaagagaagtaaGAAGCTCCAAATCCCCACAGAAGGGCCAGTATCCACCACTTTTCAAGCCTGCTGTGGCCTAGCAACATTGCTACTCATTTCATACACACTGTATATATATCCCAGTGCTCCAAACACGGGGCCACTTTGTGGGTTAAGAAATGAAGATGTGTGAGATTGAGTCATTTGTCCAAAAATGCAGGGTCTGTATGTTCAGACTCATGATGGAGATTCATGTCTGTCCAGCCCCGAAGCCTCTTCCTCCTACTTTGTATCTGTAGGAGGGGGGCCATAGCCACATATTCCCTCATTACCTCCCACCCAATTCACAGCACCAGCAAACCACAGAAGCAGATGGACAAAAAGAAATGTGCACATTAATTTATTCACTAATCAACGGGCACTCCCTGAAAGCCTACTGTGTGTCAAGCCTTTCCCCAGTGGAGATACTGTGGTAGAACTAAGTCTTGACCACGGAGGGCTGCCCCATTTCTCCAAGACCAGGAGCAGAAAGCAGAATTCCCAGACCACAGAATAGGAATCCAGAGACTCTTCTAAATAGCAGGAATCAGGCTACGAGAGAAAATCAGGTCGGGGCTTCAATACAGGAACCAGCCAAATTATCTCCCCATTCTTCCCCCCAAGAAATCCCCCAACACAGAGAAAATAGCAAGGTAGTGGTTTAATCGAAAAAGTCTTGGTATCAGAAGACTGAGTTCAAGTCTCAATTTTACTGTAGCACTCTAAACTCAGAGCATTGAGCTAGATTGTCCTCGAAATCCATGGCTCCTACGGGTTTTGACCCAAGACAACATGCTGGAGATGATCTTAATAAGACATACTTAGTGCACATGGTGCTTTACAAAGTACTTTAAATTtcattatgtccattttataggtaaggaaactgagactcaaagagCCATATGCTCAGGACCTCACCCAGAGAGGTTGGAATAAAACCAAAGCCATGAGTGATCCTGCAGAAATcctggccctggggcctggggaacAGTGCCCTTGAACCACAAGGGGGCCAGGCAGAGGCTGTTTTGGGAAAGGGATCAGGAGTCCCCCTGCTCATATGCCACAGCTGCCAGAGGCTTGGGACAGAGAGGACTGGTGGGTGGGAGAAGGGTGGACCCAGGCCCCTCCTTACCTTACACAGGGGACACGCAGACTTTCCCGCACATGCCCCTACAACACTTGAAGTCACTCACACACTGGTGGTCTGTCTCACAGTGGTTGGGGGGGTTGAGCATCAGACACTGGCCAGTGACCACGGGACACCTACCAGGCTTCACCCTAACTGGCAAGAGCAGAGTCACAGGTCAAAGACTTTGTGCCTTCTGTACCACCCCTACTTTCTggacccagccccagccccagcccagcccacccagGGAGAATCATCTTTTCTCTATCCCCATGGCTATGTCTTCCTTCCCAAGGCCTCTGTATCCGCTCAAGGCAGGATCCAGGTCTTCTCTCACATTAGGCACCCTTTCCACGCAGGTGATCGGTTGTCTAGTCCTGACTGGACAGATGGCTGCCATCTGCCTGCTTATCTGAATGACCAGGTGATTACTGCCCAAAAAACTGACCTCCGGACACACTGGCTGCTTCACCAACCTGGTGAGTAAATTCCTGTCTGGGTCAGTGTGACTCCCTGGCCAGATGACAAACTTGACTAGACAATTCCTAGAAAGGAGGAGACCTGGCAGGGCCAGCACCCAGTCCTGTCCCCCCCACAACATGCTGCATTCTCAGGCTCGCTCCCTCCCCAtcagcccttccccctcctcactccGGTTGAAGATGTTAATGGGGTCTTTGCATCTGAATCCGCAAATATCAGAGCAGCATATCTGCCTCTCTGGACACTGCCAGTCACTCTGGCATTCAGGTTCCTCATATCCAGAAAGGCACCGAGAAGATGGTATAAAAGGGCAGGTTCCAGCTTTCAACGCTGTTGAAGAGAATACCACAAGTTAAGGAAGGAGCTGGGTGCTAAGTAGCCATCATGACTCCTGGAACAAAGCACCACTCCTCAGGGGAGACCCTCCCCCAGGTGACTGCCCAAAAAACCCAGAGGGAAATGCCTGTCTGACCTCCATCAAGAGTAGACGGGCTTGAGTAAACCACACACATGGGCAGATCCTGGAAAAGGGCAGAGGGCTCCCAGCCAAGGTTTCCTAACTCAGGGAAAACAAGGCTCCACAAATTCAAAGAGACAGTCTGGGagtgagggagatggagagagacaaac comes from Mustela nigripes isolate SB6536 chromosome 7, MUSNIG.SB6536, whole genome shotgun sequence and encodes:
- the LOC132022768 gene encoding antileukoproteinase-like translates to MQSNSLFPLVLLVLGTLAPGPAEGVGTALKAGTCPFIPSSRCLSGYEEPECQSDWQCPERQICCSDICGFRCKDPINIFNRIRVKPGRCPVVTGQCLMLNPPNHCETDHQCVSDFKCCRGMCGKVCVSPV